The following nucleotide sequence is from Erythrobacter aurantius.
CGCCTCGACCCGCTTGGCATGGGTTTCGAGCGACTTTCGTGCCTCGGACAATTTGAAATCACCGACCTTGGCCAGCACCGCACGCTCAGCGTCACCCGCATCGAAGCCCGTTCGCCCGACGCGCAGTCTACCCTTGCCCGCATCGACCAGACCCCCACGCGTGAACAGATCGGCAAGGATCGCATCGGTGTGGCGTTCCTGCCCGCCGGACAGCACCGCGACTTCCTCGAGATCCTCGACGCTGCCCTTGCGCCCCGGCTCGCGCAGGTTCGCAGGAATCCACAGTCCGAGGAACACGCAGGTGACGAGCATCACGGCGTAGAAGGCCAGAAAATCCGGCCCCGTCCAGGACGCAAAAATCTCCATCAGATCATCACTCCAACCAGCACGGCAATGACAATGCCGAGCGCAACCCAACCGGCGGAACCAATGATCGCGACCCGCCTGTCGAGGATCATAACATCCTGAGGGTTAACGCGAAGTCCCTTTGGATCGACGCCAAACCGGCGCGCTGCGTCGGGCCAGATGTCGGGCGGTGGCGGTTCGTCAAAGGCGACTTCATAGTAATTGAGCGTGGCGGCGTATTGATCGTAATACCGGTCGCGCTCCACCTGTCCCCCGGCGGTGGGGCCGTGATGCAGATCGGCCCCCAGCACTTCGGGGCAGAACACCTCCCAGTAATCGCGGCTGTAAGTCAAATGCAGGTGCCACACCTGATCCACTGCATCGCTGGGCGTGACTTCGTGCCCTGCGGTCCGGGCCAGATAGCAGAAACGCTTGTATTCGAGGATCACCCGCTGAGTGTGCGCCTCGCCCCAGCGGTTTTCGCGGGCTAGCCGCG
It contains:
- a CDS encoding glycine-rich domain-containing protein, with the translated sequence MSAPAFTTALWQRLAAHEIGPAEASLSFAARLARENRWGEAHTQRVILEYKRFCYLARTAGHEVTPSDAVDQVWHLHLTYSRDYWEVFCPEVLGADLHHGPTAGGQVERDRYYDQYAATLNYYEVAFDEPPPPDIWPDAARRFGVDPKGLRVNPQDVMILDRRVAIIGSAGWVALGIVIAVLVGVMI